Proteins encoded by one window of Streptomyces sp. ALI-76-A:
- a CDS encoding DUF2975 domain-containing protein, with protein MGKLTVLALRAVLVALLAGSVFVQAVMVPLLAIDMRDLDEDVAHLRTPLLVVTVLGVVTVQVVLVCVWRLVTMVRRGTVFSHGAFRYVHIVIGAVVAAALLVFALGVVLAPGEAVAPGVVLLIGGVGVAVLGVALIVLVLRMLLAQAVARDIEAARMRDELAEVI; from the coding sequence ATGGGAAAGCTGACTGTGCTCGCGCTGCGGGCCGTGCTCGTGGCGCTGCTCGCCGGCTCGGTGTTCGTCCAGGCGGTGATGGTGCCGCTGCTGGCCATCGACATGCGGGACCTCGACGAGGACGTCGCGCACCTGCGCACCCCGCTCCTCGTCGTCACGGTGCTGGGCGTCGTGACGGTCCAGGTCGTCCTGGTCTGCGTGTGGCGTCTGGTGACGATGGTGCGGCGCGGCACCGTGTTCTCCCACGGCGCCTTCCGGTACGTGCACATCGTGATCGGGGCGGTCGTGGCGGCCGCGCTCCTGGTCTTCGCGCTCGGGGTCGTCCTGGCGCCGGGCGAGGCCGTCGCCCCGGGGGTGGTCCTGCTGATCGGCGGGGTCGGTGTGGCGGTGCTGGGGGTCGCGCTGATCGTGCTGGTGCTGCGGATGCTGCTCGCCCAGGCCGTCGCGCGGGACATCGAGGCCGCGCGCATGCGGGACGAGCTCGCCGAGGTGATCTGA
- a CDS encoding CaiB/BaiF CoA-transferase family protein, whose amino-acid sequence MSLPQRPLSGITVVSLEQAVAAPFATRQLADLGARVIKVERPGDGDFARRYDTTVHGHSSYFVWLNRSKESLTLDLKDPRGRDILHGLLAEADVFVQNLAPGAAGRLGLGVDALADRYPRLIPCTISGYGTSGPWADRKSYDLLVQCQTGLVSLTGTAEETARTGISVADIAAGMYAYSGVLTALYTRATTGRAHPVEVSLFEALAEWMSQPAYYTRYGGTQPPRLGTQHATIAPYGAFTAADGGDVLFSIQNEREWAALCAHFLGRPELAEDPRFATGSDRVAHREELNAVVAERVGRSGAGEVLEELEDIGIACAGVNDVAAFLDHPVLAARGRWQDVGVPGGSLVQALLPPADLAGLPARMDPVPAVGEHTDAILTELGRDRGDIEALRADAVI is encoded by the coding sequence ATGAGCCTCCCGCAGCGCCCCCTGTCCGGGATCACGGTGGTCAGCCTGGAGCAGGCCGTGGCCGCCCCCTTCGCCACCCGGCAGCTGGCCGACCTCGGCGCCCGGGTGATCAAGGTGGAGCGGCCCGGCGACGGCGACTTCGCCCGCCGCTACGACACGACCGTGCACGGCCACTCCAGCTATTTCGTCTGGCTCAACCGGTCCAAGGAGTCCCTCACCCTGGACCTGAAGGACCCCCGCGGGCGCGACATCCTGCACGGCCTCCTGGCCGAGGCGGACGTGTTCGTGCAGAACCTCGCTCCCGGAGCCGCCGGCCGCCTCGGACTCGGCGTCGACGCGCTGGCGGACCGCTACCCCCGCCTGATCCCGTGCACGATCTCCGGGTACGGCACCTCCGGCCCCTGGGCCGACCGCAAGTCGTACGACCTGCTGGTGCAGTGCCAGACCGGGCTGGTGTCGCTGACCGGGACCGCCGAGGAGACCGCCCGGACCGGGATCTCCGTCGCCGACATCGCCGCCGGGATGTACGCCTACAGCGGCGTCCTCACGGCGCTGTACACCCGCGCCACCACCGGCAGGGCGCACCCGGTGGAGGTGTCCCTGTTCGAGGCGCTGGCGGAGTGGATGAGCCAGCCCGCCTACTACACCCGCTACGGCGGCACCCAGCCCCCGCGTCTGGGCACCCAGCACGCCACCATCGCGCCGTACGGCGCCTTCACGGCCGCCGACGGCGGGGACGTGCTGTTCTCCATCCAGAACGAGCGCGAGTGGGCCGCCCTCTGCGCGCACTTCCTCGGCCGGCCCGAACTGGCCGAGGACCCGCGCTTCGCCACCGGCTCCGACCGCGTCGCCCACCGCGAGGAACTCAACGCCGTCGTCGCCGAGCGGGTCGGCCGCTCCGGTGCCGGGGAGGTCCTCGAGGAACTGGAGGACATCGGCATCGCGTGTGCCGGCGTCAACGACGTGGCCGCGTTCCTCGACCACCCGGTGCTGGCCGCCCGCGGCCGCTGGCAGGACGTGGGCGTGCCCGGCGGCTCCCTGGTGCAGGCACTGCTTCCGCCGGCCGACCTGGCCGGTCTGCCCGCGCGGATGGACCCGGTGCCGGCGGTGGGCGAGCACACCGACGCGATCCTCACCGAACTCGGCCGCGACCGCGGGGACATCGAGGCGTTGCGCGCCGACGCGGTGATCTGA
- a CDS encoding MarR family transcriptional regulator: MTATDPALTALAQGWCALSLLHGRIEAHIERALQAEHDLSVREYSLLDVLSRQHDGVGGHLQMKQVADAVVLSQSATTRLVTRLEDRGLLSRYLCPTDRRGIYTNVTEAGLTLLEEARPTNEGALREALDQAARNPELAPLVRAVETLGVPA, from the coding sequence ATGACCGCCACAGACCCCGCACTCACCGCTCTCGCGCAGGGCTGGTGCGCGCTCTCCCTGCTGCACGGCCGGATCGAGGCCCACATCGAGCGGGCGCTCCAGGCCGAGCACGACCTCAGCGTGCGGGAGTACTCCCTGCTCGACGTGCTCAGCCGCCAGCACGACGGGGTGGGCGGCCATCTCCAGATGAAGCAGGTCGCCGACGCGGTGGTGCTGAGCCAGAGCGCCACCACCCGCCTGGTGACCCGACTGGAGGACCGCGGGCTGCTCTCCCGGTACCTGTGCCCCACCGACCGTCGCGGTATCTACACGAACGTCACGGAGGCGGGCCTCACGCTACTGGAAGAGGCCCGCCCCACGAACGAGGGCGCCCTGCGCGAGGCCCTGGACCAGGCCGCGCGGAATCCGGAACTGGCTCCGCTGGTGCGGGCGGTGGAGACACTCGGCGTGCCCGCCTGA
- a CDS encoding peptidoglycan-binding domain-containing protein — protein sequence MRLRTFAAAAAAAAAMVTGPALAAPALAGTSGAVGVHGCNYTDSTPTISMARNSSGTAVKQAQCLLEYWGYDVGPSGIDGDFGENTNDATRSFQYDSRYYCTTRLSVDGEIGPNTWRALRGNGCP from the coding sequence ATGCGATTGCGCACATTCGCCGCGGCTGCCGCAGCGGCCGCGGCCATGGTGACCGGGCCGGCTCTGGCCGCCCCCGCACTGGCCGGCACGTCAGGGGCAGTCGGAGTCCACGGCTGCAACTACACGGACTCCACTCCCACCATCTCCATGGCGCGGAACTCCAGCGGCACCGCCGTCAAGCAGGCCCAGTGTCTGCTGGAGTACTGGGGCTACGACGTCGGCCCGTCCGGCATCGACGGTGACTTCGGCGAGAACACCAACGACGCGACGCGTTCCTTCCAGTACGACAGCAGGTACTACTGCACCACGCGGCTGAGCGTGGACGGCGAGATCGGTCCGAACACCTGGCGGGCCCTGCGCGGCAACGGCTGCCCGTAA
- a CDS encoding amidinotransferase encodes MSAPSVTEAVAAEHLVSPVSSHNEWDPLEEIIVGRLDGATIPSDHPVVTCNIPPWAGRLQGLAAGFRYPHLLIERAQQELDQFIALLESLDVTVRRPEAVDHRQLFGTPDWSSRGFCNTCPRDSMLVIGDEIIETPMAWPCRYFETHSYREILKDYFRRGARWTAAPKPQLTDALFEKNFRAPRPGEPMRYILTEFEPVFDAADFVRAGRDLFVTRSNVTNRMGIEWLRRHLGPGYRIHEIESRCRTPMHIDTTFILLAPGKVLVNPEYIDVDRLPDVLRSWDVLVAPEPDPIDERLLKITSMCGKWLSMNVLMVDEKRVIAERHHATMLRALEKWGFEPIPCDLLHYAPFGGSFHCATLDTRRRGTLESYVD; translated from the coding sequence ATGTCGGCGCCATCGGTCACGGAGGCCGTCGCCGCGGAACACCTTGTCTCGCCGGTCAGTTCGCACAACGAGTGGGACCCGCTGGAGGAGATCATCGTCGGCCGTCTCGACGGCGCGACGATCCCCTCCGACCATCCGGTCGTGACCTGCAACATCCCCCCATGGGCGGGGCGGTTGCAGGGTCTTGCGGCGGGTTTCCGCTATCCGCACCTGCTGATCGAGCGGGCGCAGCAGGAACTCGACCAGTTCATCGCTCTCCTGGAGTCCCTCGACGTCACGGTCAGGCGTCCGGAGGCGGTCGATCACCGGCAGCTCTTCGGCACCCCCGACTGGTCGTCGCGCGGGTTCTGCAACACCTGTCCGCGCGACAGCATGCTCGTGATCGGCGACGAGATCATCGAGACCCCGATGGCATGGCCGTGCCGGTACTTCGAGACCCACTCGTACCGCGAGATCCTCAAGGACTACTTCCGGCGCGGCGCCCGCTGGACGGCGGCGCCGAAGCCCCAACTCACCGACGCGCTCTTCGAGAAGAACTTCCGGGCCCCCAGGCCGGGGGAGCCGATGCGCTACATCCTCACCGAGTTCGAGCCGGTCTTCGACGCCGCGGATTTCGTGCGTGCCGGACGCGACCTGTTCGTCACCCGGAGCAACGTCACCAACCGCATGGGCATCGAGTGGTTGCGGCGCCATCTCGGACCCGGCTACCGCATCCACGAGATCGAGAGCCGCTGCCGCACCCCCATGCACATCGACACGACGTTCATCCTGCTCGCGCCCGGCAAGGTACTGGTCAATCCCGAGTACATCGACGTCGACCGCCTGCCCGACGTCCTGAGGTCCTGGGACGTCCTGGTCGCCCCCGAGCCCGACCCGATCGACGAGCGGCTGCTCAAGATCACCTCGATGTGCGGCAAGTGGCTCAGCATGAACGTGCTGATGGTCGACGAGAAACGGGTGATCGCGGAGCGGCATCACGCCACCATGCTGCGTGCGCTGGAGAAGTGGGGGTTCGAGCCCATCCCGTGCGACCTGCTGCACTACGCGCCGTTCGGCGGCTCGTTCCACTGCGCGACCCTCGACACCCGCCGGCGCGGCACGCTCGAGTCGTATGTCGACTGA
- a CDS encoding glycoside hydrolase family 43 protein: protein MSTRSSMPSPSRRTLLRALAALPASAVLMGEMPGLLGSALAAAPPSGSATRYTIVPFLDSNDGTVNVYQSDDATDFRLAKASAYTPPSNRIRDASIFKHTNGYYYITYTTHTWQDPSTTIGFARSSDRVNWTFLYDYTVPIANLSRAWAPEWFVDSDGSVNIIVSCSTTNDEWIFTPYLLKATNSGLTAWSSSVALSGIGANHIDTYIVRIGSTYHAFTKNETSKYIEYATASRLTGPYTISRTGNWAGWGSYREGAALVQLDNGGWRIFFDGYGDGTYYYSDSYDTFATWSAPAALPAVSGTARHFTVIKETVSGGPSLARNVTRSFQSANFSTRYWQSQSSLLNLPVVSGSSTTAEKQAATFTVVAGLADANGHSFRDAAGNYLRHWDYRARFDANDGTSTFAKDATFIARAGTSSGSLRLESYNYPGYYLRHYNYQLRVARADGTDLFRQDSSFVPVAAWS, encoded by the coding sequence GTGAGCACACGATCTTCCATGCCGTCGCCGTCCCGCCGAACCCTGCTGCGGGCGCTGGCCGCCCTGCCGGCCTCGGCCGTGCTCATGGGCGAGATGCCCGGACTGCTCGGCTCGGCCCTCGCCGCCGCCCCGCCCAGCGGCTCCGCCACCCGCTACACCATCGTGCCGTTCCTCGACAGCAACGACGGCACCGTGAACGTCTACCAGTCCGACGACGCCACCGACTTCCGGCTGGCCAAGGCGTCCGCCTACACGCCGCCGAGCAACCGCATCCGCGACGCGAGCATCTTCAAGCACACGAACGGCTACTACTACATCACCTACACCACCCACACCTGGCAGGACCCGAGCACCACGATCGGCTTCGCACGCAGCTCCGACCGGGTCAACTGGACTTTCCTGTACGACTACACGGTCCCGATCGCCAACCTCTCCCGCGCCTGGGCGCCGGAGTGGTTCGTCGACAGCGACGGCAGCGTGAACATCATCGTGTCCTGCTCCACCACGAACGACGAGTGGATCTTCACCCCGTACCTGCTGAAGGCCACCAACTCCGGTCTGACAGCGTGGAGTTCATCGGTGGCGCTGTCGGGCATCGGGGCGAACCACATCGACACCTACATCGTGCGGATCGGCTCGACCTACCACGCCTTCACCAAGAACGAGACGTCGAAGTACATCGAGTACGCGACGGCCTCCCGGCTCACCGGCCCCTACACCATCAGCCGCACCGGCAACTGGGCCGGCTGGGGCAGCTACCGCGAAGGCGCGGCACTGGTGCAGCTCGACAACGGCGGCTGGCGGATCTTCTTCGACGGCTACGGAGACGGCACCTACTACTACAGCGACAGCTACGACACCTTCGCGACCTGGTCGGCCCCGGCGGCGCTGCCCGCCGTCTCGGGCACGGCCCGCCACTTCACGGTGATCAAGGAGACGGTGTCGGGCGGCCCGAGCCTGGCGCGGAACGTCACCCGGTCCTTCCAGTCGGCCAACTTCTCCACCCGGTACTGGCAGTCGCAGTCCTCGCTGCTCAACCTCCCGGTGGTGAGCGGCTCCAGCACCACCGCCGAGAAGCAGGCGGCCACCTTCACGGTCGTCGCCGGCCTCGCCGACGCGAACGGCCACTCCTTCCGGGACGCCGCCGGCAACTACCTGCGCCACTGGGACTACCGCGCCCGCTTCGACGCGAACGACGGCACGTCGACCTTCGCCAAGGACGCCACGTTCATCGCCCGCGCCGGCACGTCGAGCGGCTCGCTGCGCCTGGAGTCGTACAACTACCCGGGCTACTACCTGCGCCACTACAACTACCAGCTCCGTGTGGCCCGCGCGGACGGAACGGACCTGTTCCGGCAGGACAGTTCGTTCGTTCCGGTGGCGGCCTGGAGCTGA
- a CDS encoding N(5)-(carboxyethyl)ornithine synthase, whose product MSLMSLGVFASSRKENEFRLPLHPAHLDRIAPDVREKIYLEEGYGERFGVADDALRPLVAGLRSRARLLDECDVLLLPKPMHEDVAALRQGQVLWGWPHCVQDGTMTQLGIDRQLTLIAWEAMNHWTSTGAFSVHVFHKNNELAGYSSVLHALQLGGLTGSYGRRLRAVVISFGATARGAVTGLGAMGVSDVTVLTQRAAAAVASPMPSVVMGHFEEQDDDPSRLRAVTAAGSAPLAEYLAGFDIVVNCVLQDTDAPLMFVTDEELALFRPGTFFVDVSCDEGMGFAWARPTTFGDPMHTVGPGCHYYAVDHSPSHLWNSATWEISEAILPYLRKVMSGSAAWEADATISKAIEMRDGVVRNPKILSFQRRAAAYPHPVETPAAAPDPVMNSAAQPA is encoded by the coding sequence ATGTCCCTGATGAGCCTCGGCGTCTTCGCCTCCTCCCGCAAGGAGAACGAGTTCCGCCTGCCGCTGCACCCCGCCCACCTCGACCGGATCGCCCCGGACGTACGGGAGAAGATCTACCTCGAAGAGGGCTACGGAGAGCGGTTCGGCGTCGCCGACGACGCGCTGCGACCGCTCGTGGCGGGCCTGCGCTCCCGTGCGCGGCTCCTCGACGAGTGCGACGTGCTGCTGCTGCCCAAGCCCATGCACGAGGACGTCGCCGCGCTGCGGCAGGGCCAGGTGCTGTGGGGCTGGCCGCACTGCGTGCAGGACGGGACGATGACCCAGCTCGGCATCGACCGGCAGCTGACCCTCATCGCCTGGGAGGCCATGAACCACTGGACGTCCACGGGCGCCTTCAGCGTCCATGTGTTCCACAAGAACAACGAGCTGGCCGGCTACAGCTCCGTGCTGCACGCCCTCCAGCTCGGCGGTCTGACCGGCAGCTACGGGCGCCGCCTGCGCGCGGTGGTCATCAGCTTCGGCGCCACGGCGCGCGGAGCCGTCACGGGCCTGGGCGCCATGGGGGTCTCCGACGTCACGGTGCTCACCCAGCGCGCCGCCGCGGCGGTCGCGTCACCGATGCCGTCGGTCGTGATGGGCCACTTCGAGGAGCAGGACGACGACCCGTCGCGTCTGCGGGCGGTCACCGCGGCCGGTTCCGCGCCGCTGGCGGAGTACCTGGCCGGGTTCGACATCGTCGTCAACTGCGTCCTGCAGGACACCGACGCGCCGCTGATGTTCGTCACCGACGAGGAGCTCGCCCTGTTCCGGCCGGGAACGTTCTTCGTCGACGTCTCCTGCGACGAGGGCATGGGCTTCGCCTGGGCCCGCCCGACCACCTTCGGCGACCCGATGCACACGGTGGGGCCGGGCTGCCACTACTACGCCGTGGACCACAGCCCGTCCCACCTGTGGAACTCGGCGACGTGGGAGATCAGCGAGGCGATCCTGCCCTATCTGCGCAAGGTGATGAGCGGTTCCGCGGCCTGGGAGGCCGACGCCACCATCAGCAAGGCCATCGAGATGCGCGACGGCGTCGTACGGAACCCGAAGATCCTCTCCTTCCAGCGCCGGGCGGCCGCCTACCCGCACCCCGTCGAGACCCCGGCCGCCGCCCCCGACCCGGTGATGAACTCCGCCGCCCAGCCGGCCTGA
- a CDS encoding acyl-CoA desaturase, with protein sequence MTTDIINRGIEPADQAGPATSPAEGRGSEYAALSREVKQRGLLKRRPGYYSVKVAANLLLLAAGWTAFALIGESWWQLLTAAFLAVMFTQTGFIGHDAGHHQIASSKRVNNLLGRVHADLLIGLSYGWWISKHNRHHSHPNHIDRDPDIADGAIAFTEDQARVRSGAYAWLARQQAWLFFPMLLLEGLALHVAGVQAMFERSGTRTSRVTKLAEAGLLTTHIVGYLAALFVVLTPLQAVAFLAVHQGLFGLYMGCSFAPNHKGMALFAKDAKVDFLRRQVLTSRNIRGNRFTDFALGGLNYQIEHHLFPSMPRPSLRHAQEVVRTFCARHGIAYHETGLFDSYAQVLRYLHTVGGPLRPELEY encoded by the coding sequence ATGACCACTGACATCATCAACCGGGGCATCGAGCCGGCCGACCAGGCCGGGCCGGCGACCTCCCCGGCCGAGGGCCGGGGCAGCGAGTACGCCGCGCTGTCCCGCGAGGTGAAGCAGCGCGGGCTGCTGAAGCGGCGCCCGGGCTACTACTCCGTCAAGGTCGCGGCGAACCTGCTGCTGCTGGCCGCCGGATGGACCGCGTTCGCCCTGATCGGTGAGTCGTGGTGGCAGTTGCTGACCGCCGCGTTCCTCGCCGTGATGTTCACCCAGACCGGGTTCATCGGGCACGACGCCGGGCACCACCAGATCGCCTCCTCCAAGCGCGTCAACAACCTGCTCGGCCGCGTCCACGCCGACCTGCTGATCGGCCTGAGCTACGGCTGGTGGATCTCCAAGCACAACCGGCACCACTCCCACCCCAACCACATCGACCGTGACCCCGACATCGCCGACGGTGCGATCGCCTTCACCGAGGACCAGGCCCGCGTCCGCAGCGGCGCCTACGCCTGGCTGGCGCGGCAGCAGGCCTGGCTGTTCTTCCCGATGCTGCTCCTGGAAGGGCTCGCCCTGCACGTCGCGGGGGTACAGGCGATGTTCGAGCGCAGCGGCACGCGTACCTCCCGGGTGACCAAGCTGGCCGAGGCGGGACTGCTGACCACGCACATCGTCGGCTACCTCGCCGCCCTCTTCGTGGTCCTGACCCCCCTCCAGGCCGTGGCGTTCCTCGCGGTGCACCAGGGACTGTTCGGGCTGTACATGGGGTGCTCGTTCGCCCCGAACCACAAGGGCATGGCCCTCTTCGCCAAGGACGCGAAGGTCGACTTCCTGCGCCGGCAGGTACTGACCTCGCGCAACATCCGCGGCAACCGGTTCACCGACTTCGCGCTCGGCGGCCTGAACTACCAGATCGAGCACCACCTGTTCCCCTCCATGCCGCGGCCGAGCCTGCGCCATGCCCAGGAGGTCGTGCGGACGTTCTGCGCCCGGCACGGCATCGCCTACCACGAGACCGGGCTCTTCGACTCCTACGCCCAGGTCCTGCGGTACCTCCACACGGTCGGCGGTCCCCTCCGCCCCGAACTGGAGTACTGA
- a CDS encoding helix-turn-helix transcriptional regulator, with protein sequence MPIAVDIDVMLAKRKMSVGELADRVGITPANLAVLKNGRAKAVRFATLAALCEVLECQPGDLLRWEARDMGDEAPGDKARDMGDE encoded by the coding sequence ATGCCGATCGCCGTCGACATCGACGTGATGCTCGCCAAGCGGAAGATGTCCGTGGGCGAGCTCGCGGACCGCGTCGGGATCACGCCCGCCAACCTCGCGGTGCTCAAGAACGGCCGCGCCAAGGCCGTGCGGTTCGCCACGCTCGCCGCGCTCTGCGAGGTGCTCGAGTGCCAGCCGGGAGACCTGCTGCGCTGGGAGGCGCGGGACATGGGGGACGAGGCCCCTGGGGACAAGGCCCGGGACATGGGGGACGAGTGA
- a CDS encoding zinc-binding dehydrogenase — protein sequence MAPISSSGKGGHYVWVRPDPADRTALAEPADQGRLSVTVDRALPLAEVAGAWRLSRAGHTRGKLVLTVGE from the coding sequence ATGGCGCCCATCTCCTCGTCCGGGAAGGGCGGCCACTACGTGTGGGTGCGCCCCGACCCGGCCGACCGGACGGCGCTCGCCGAACCGGCCGACCAGGGCCGGCTCTCCGTCACCGTGGACCGGGCACTGCCGCTCGCCGAGGTGGCGGGGGCCTGGCGTCTGAGCCGCGCGGGACACACGCGCGGCAAGCTGGTGCTGACGGTCGGGGAGTAG
- a CDS encoding class I SAM-dependent methyltransferase — protein sequence MHRTSAARLSANRSRLGHKVRYALSHPERVVPYLRRAGRDGWLRLRHRGSHIAYYRAVMASDTARSPEAAVGGVPSHARWLAIGQMQYDYLLRHGLTPRDRMLEIGCGNLRAGWRFIEYLEPGHYVGIDISPDILIEAKKTLVRYGLQRKLPHLTPVADLTLDFLPDGYFTVVHAHSVFSHSPLEVIDECLSHVGRVLAPDGFFDFTFDRTDSDEHQVLGEDFYYRTETLIRLAGKHGLSARFMEDWERLPHGQSKLRVTHPASDRARSRRPGPPADRIG from the coding sequence ATGCACAGAACTTCCGCTGCGCGCCTGTCGGCGAACCGCTCGCGCCTGGGGCACAAGGTGCGGTACGCGCTGTCTCATCCGGAGCGCGTGGTGCCCTACCTGCGTCGGGCGGGCAGGGACGGCTGGCTGCGGTTGCGGCACCGGGGGAGCCACATCGCGTACTACCGGGCGGTGATGGCGTCGGACACCGCGAGGAGTCCCGAGGCGGCGGTCGGGGGCGTGCCGTCGCACGCACGCTGGCTGGCCATCGGGCAGATGCAGTACGACTACCTGCTGCGCCACGGGCTGACGCCGCGGGACCGGATGCTGGAGATCGGGTGCGGCAACCTGCGCGCCGGGTGGCGCTTCATCGAGTACCTGGAGCCCGGGCACTACGTCGGGATCGACATCTCGCCCGACATCCTCATCGAGGCCAAGAAGACCCTGGTCCGCTACGGCCTCCAGCGGAAGCTGCCGCACCTGACCCCCGTCGCCGACCTGACCCTGGACTTCCTGCCCGACGGGTACTTCACGGTGGTGCACGCGCACAGTGTGTTCTCGCACTCGCCGCTGGAGGTCATCGACGAATGCCTCTCGCACGTCGGACGCGTGCTGGCGCCCGACGGGTTCTTCGACTTCACCTTCGACCGCACCGACAGCGACGAACACCAGGTGCTCGGCGAGGACTTCTACTACCGCACCGAGACGCTGATCCGGCTGGCCGGGAAGCACGGTCTGAGCGCCCGCTTCATGGAGGACTGGGAGCGGCTGCCGCACGGTCAGTCCAAGCTCCGGGTCACCCACCCCGCGTCCGATCGCGCCCGGTCGCGGCGACCGGGCCCACCGGCCGACCGGATCGGCTGA
- a CDS encoding helix-turn-helix domain-containing protein: MSSQPVEFEEFAACLRTLKERAGLSYGALAGKTGISSSSLHRYCSGSYVPLDYGSAHRFATACGASPEELRRLHRLWALADASRDPVRDGAADPVPDPDVGRSGSRAPDPVPAAAPVPHPAPAAQRPPRHRRRSQALGVIALILALGATAWVVAAVSGGGPASDDVASGSGERLLFSAACAQPVSMGQHDACVREVQRLLARAGAALDVDGDFGPQTLRRVTAFQVLSGISPNGVVGDETKKALYAPKARMNTWTPRKVRQRIREVFRDVPDRAVAIADCQSFLDPFHILPNTNGTRNWGVFQISDARLRELRGTPRDALDPEWNIQAAHRLWSRTKSFGDWPHCDRAYGGPASPSPSGSTPG, translated from the coding sequence ATGTCATCGCAGCCCGTGGAGTTCGAGGAGTTCGCGGCCTGTCTGCGGACACTCAAGGAACGAGCGGGCCTCAGCTACGGGGCGCTGGCCGGGAAGACCGGGATCAGCAGCTCCAGCCTGCATCGGTACTGCTCCGGCTCGTACGTCCCGCTGGACTACGGATCGGCACACCGGTTCGCCACCGCCTGCGGGGCGTCACCGGAGGAACTGCGCCGATTACACCGGCTCTGGGCCCTGGCGGACGCCAGCCGGGACCCCGTTCGCGACGGGGCCGCGGATCCGGTGCCGGACCCGGACGTCGGCCGGAGCGGGTCCCGCGCACCGGACCCCGTCCCGGCCGCCGCGCCGGTGCCGCATCCCGCACCCGCCGCCCAGCGGCCGCCACGGCACCGCAGGAGATCACAGGCTCTCGGTGTGATCGCGCTCATCCTCGCGCTGGGCGCCACGGCATGGGTGGTGGCCGCCGTGTCGGGCGGCGGGCCGGCCTCCGACGATGTCGCGTCCGGCAGCGGGGAACGCCTGTTGTTCTCGGCGGCATGCGCCCAGCCGGTCAGCATGGGCCAGCACGACGCCTGCGTACGGGAGGTGCAGCGGCTCCTGGCCCGGGCCGGGGCGGCGCTGGACGTCGACGGCGACTTCGGCCCGCAGACGCTGCGCCGCGTGACCGCCTTCCAGGTGCTGTCCGGCATCAGCCCCAACGGGGTGGTCGGCGACGAGACGAAGAAGGCGCTCTACGCGCCGAAGGCCCGGATGAACACGTGGACTCCGCGGAAGGTACGGCAGCGGATCCGCGAGGTGTTCCGCGACGTGCCCGACCGGGCGGTCGCCATCGCCGACTGCCAGTCGTTCCTCGATCCGTTCCACATCCTGCCGAACACCAACGGGACGCGGAACTGGGGTGTCTTCCAGATCTCCGACGCCAGACTGCGGGAACTGCGGGGCACCCCCCGCGACGCGTTGGATCCGGAGTGGAACATCCAGGCCGCCCACCGGCTGTGGAGCCGTACGAAGAGCTTCGGGGACTGGCCGCACTGCGACCGCGCGTACGGCGGCCCGGCGTCCCCCTCACCGTCCGGCTCGACGCCGGGCTGA